In a single window of the Raphanus sativus cultivar WK10039 chromosome 9, ASM80110v3, whole genome shotgun sequence genome:
- the LOC108827048 gene encoding ras-related protein RABF2a, which yields MATSGNKNINAKLVLLGDVGAGKSSLVLRFVKDQFVEFQESTIGAAFFSQTLAVNDATVKFEIWDTAGQERYHSLAPMYYRGAAAAIIVFDITNQASFERAKKWVQELQAQGNPNMVMALAGNKADLLDARKVSPEEAETYAQENSLFFMETSAKTATNVKDIFYEIAKRLPRVQPAENPTGMVLPNGPGAPAASASCCA from the exons ATGGCCACCTCTGGAAACAAGAACATCAACGCCAAATTg GTATTGCTTGGAGATGTTGGTGCTGGAAAGTCAAGTCTTGTGCTTCGTTTTGTTAAAGATCAGTTTGTTGAGTTCCAG GAATCAACCATAGGTGCAGCTTTTTTCTCTCAGACATTGGCTGTGAATGACGCGACTGTCAAGTTTGAGATATGGGATACAGCTGGTCAGGAACGTTACCATAGCTTGGCTCCAATGTACTACAGGGGTGCTGCTGCTGCCATTATTGTCTTTGACATTACTAATCAA GCCTCTTTTGAGAGGGCGAAGAAATGGGTTCAGGAACTGCAGGCACAAG GTAACCCTAATATGGTGATGGCTCTTGCTGGAAACAAAGCTGATTTATTAGATGCAAGGAAAGTGTCTCcagag GAGGCAGAGACATATGCTCAAGAGAACAGCCTTTTCTTCATGGAAACCTCAGCGAAGACTGCAACTAATGTCAAAGACATCTTCTACGAAATCG CAAAAAGGCTACCACGTGTACAGCCAGCAGAGAACCCAACAGGGATGGTTCTCCCAAACGGGCCAGGAGCTCCAGCAGCAAGCGCATCATGTTGTGCTTAG
- the LOC108826885 gene encoding probable aspartyl protease At4g16563 — protein MATRISVLFIFLFITIFLNIFNTNQARQHKNPSSSSSSSSSFLVLALTKSSISLPTPKSQTQERIKKTLESSIGAVMEPLREVRDGYLITLNIGTPPQAVQVYMDTGSDLTWVPCGNLSFDCIDCYDFKNNNIKASSTFSPLHSSSSFRASCASSYCVEIHSSDNAFDPCAIAGCSVGMLLKSTCLRPCPTFAYTYGEGGLVSGILTRDILKAQTRDVPRFSFGCVASTYHEPIGIAGFGRGLLSLPSQLGFVQKGFSHCFLPFKFVNNPNISSPLILGDSLLSGNLTNSLQFTPMLNTPMYPNSYYIGLESITIGTNVTATQVPLTLKQFDSQGNGGMLIDSGTTYTHLPDPLYSQILTSLQSTITYPRATETESRTGFDLCYKVPCPNNNLTSLENDAMVMFPSITFHFLNNAALILPQGNSFYAMSAPSEGSVVKCFLFRNMEDGDYGPAGVFGSFQQQNLKVVYDLEKERIGFQAMDCVIEAVSHGLYQGS, from the coding sequence ATGGCAACCAGAATCAGTGTCTTGTTTATCTTCCTATTTATAACAATATTTCTCAATATTTTCAACACAAACCAAGCAAGACAACATAAAAACCctagttcttcttcttcatcatcatcttcctttcTTGTTCTTGCCTTGACCAAATCAAGTATTTCTCTTCCTACACCAAAGTCTCAAACCCAAGAAAGGATCAAGAAGACTTTAGAATCATCAATAGGTGCTGTAATGGAGCCGTTGAGAGAAGTGAGAGATGGTTATTTGATAACCTTAAACATAGGAACACCTCCACAAGCAGTCCAAGTGTACATGGACACAGGAAGTGATCTCACTTGGGTCCCATGTGGGAATCTAAGTTTTGACTGCATAGATTGTTACGATTTCAAGAACAACAATATAAAAGCATCCTCAACCTTTTCTCCTCTTCACTCATCCTCTTCTTTTCGAGCCTCTTGTGCTAGTTCTTATTGCGTTGAGATTCATAGTTCAGACAATGCTTTTGACCCTTGTGCAATAGCTGGCTGCTCTGTGGGTATGCTTCTCAAGTCCACTTGCTTAAGGCCTTGTCCCACCTTTGCGTATACGTATGGTGAAGGTGGTCTTGTCTCTGGGATACTAACCAGAGATATATTGAAGGCTCAAACCAGGGACGTCCCAAGATTTTCCTTTGGGTGCGTTGCATCCACTTACCACGAACCTATAGGCATTGCCGGATTTGGAAGAGGTTTGCTTTCTCTCCCATCGCAGTTAGGGTTTGTTCAAAAGGGATTTTCTCATTGTTTTTTGCCTTTCAAGTTTGTCAACAACCCTAATATCTCAAGCCCTTTGATCTTAGGAGACTCTCTTTTATCCGGCAATCTCACAAACTCTTTGCAGTTTACCCCCATGTTGAATACTCCAATGTACCCTAACAGCTACTACATTGGCTTAGAATCCATTACAATAGGTACAAATGTCACCGCTACACAAGTTCCCTTAACGTTGAAACAGTTTGATTCACAAGGAAATGGAGGAATGTTGATCGACTCGGGTACGACTTACACACATTTACCCGATCCCTTGTACTCACAAATTCTCACAAGTCTCCAGTCAACGATCACATATCCTAGAGCAACGGAAACAGAATCAAGAACAGGCTTTGATCTATGCTACAAAGTCCCATGTCCTAATAACAATCTCACTAGTCTCGAAAATGACGCAATGGTGATGTTTCCTTCGATCACGTTCCATTTCTTGAACAATGCAGCCTTAATTCTTCCGCAAGGCAACTCGTTTTACGCAATGAGCGCACCAAGCGAGGGTTCGGTTGTGAAATGCTTTTTGTTTCGTAACATGGAAGATGGAGACTACGGTCCGGCCGGGGTTTTTGGGAGCTTTCAGCAGCAGAATTTGAAGgttgtttatgatttagagaaagaaagaataggTTTTCAAGCAATGGATTGTGTCATAGAAGCTGTTTCACATGGACTTTACCAAGGTtcgtga